In Janthinobacterium rivuli, a single genomic region encodes these proteins:
- a CDS encoding SGNH/GDSL hydrolase family protein — translation MHQTKFALAVLAAAVLAGCGGASGGDQALKVKYTAQVSFGDSLSDVGSYAVAGVAASGGGKFTINGDNTKINPELTGKNWTEHLAAQFGLPAPCAAETGLEGSVPSLQAPRVKHAGCFGYAMGGSRVTNPVGPNNKLAGGVLGALTVPVVTQIANHLAVSGGKFSGTEVVFVMAGGNDVLFLLGQLQAGATEAGKKAGAAAGAQAFATNLAVALAAGATNPNTAVVAIGAAIKTASAAPGATSTSIVQAAVFAAANQPGNAAVGSPTVYGPLVAKAQADATVTGNAAGAKAGAEYAAAQGPLLVAEMKKAGIELVAQVKDQIIAKGANNVVVNNLPDVAGTPSGLSKDANTKALINAMVSAFNIELSAGLNGNAKVLLVDVYAVSHDQGVNPAPYGLTNVSETACDLSPAKNSLGSSLVCNGTNLKAGDVSHYSYADDVHPTPFNNLLLARYVAKDMVVRGWL, via the coding sequence ATGCATCAAACCAAATTCGCGCTGGCCGTGCTGGCAGCGGCTGTCCTGGCAGGTTGCGGCGGCGCCAGTGGCGGTGATCAAGCCTTGAAAGTCAAATACACGGCGCAGGTGTCGTTCGGCGACAGCTTGTCCGATGTCGGTTCGTATGCCGTCGCCGGGGTGGCGGCGAGCGGTGGCGGAAAATTCACCATCAATGGCGACAATACCAAGATCAATCCTGAACTGACGGGCAAGAACTGGACCGAGCACCTGGCCGCGCAATTCGGCTTGCCGGCGCCATGCGCCGCCGAAACGGGCCTGGAAGGCAGCGTACCGAGCCTGCAGGCTCCGCGCGTCAAGCATGCCGGCTGCTTCGGCTACGCCATGGGCGGTTCGCGCGTCACCAACCCCGTTGGTCCGAACAACAAATTGGCGGGCGGTGTGCTGGGCGCCCTGACCGTGCCCGTGGTGACGCAGATCGCGAACCATCTGGCTGTTTCCGGCGGCAAGTTCAGCGGCACGGAAGTCGTTTTCGTGATGGCCGGCGGTAATGACGTGCTGTTCCTGCTGGGTCAATTGCAAGCGGGCGCGACGGAAGCCGGCAAGAAGGCGGGCGCTGCCGCGGGTGCGCAAGCCTTCGCGACCAACCTGGCGGTGGCCCTGGCGGCCGGCGCCACCAATCCCAACACGGCAGTGGTTGCCATTGGCGCCGCCATCAAGACAGCCAGTGCGGCACCTGGCGCGACATCGACATCGATTGTGCAGGCCGCCGTCTTCGCTGCAGCCAACCAGCCGGGCAATGCCGCCGTCGGTTCGCCCACCGTGTATGGCCCGCTGGTCGCCAAGGCGCAAGCCGATGCGACTGTGACGGGCAATGCGGCTGGCGCCAAGGCCGGTGCCGAATACGCTGCGGCCCAGGGGCCGTTGCTGGTTGCCGAGATGAAAAAAGCTGGTATCGAACTGGTGGCGCAGGTCAAGGACCAGATCATTGCCAAGGGCGCCAACAATGTGGTGGTCAACAACCTGCCGGACGTGGCCGGTACACCATCGGGCCTGAGCAAGGATGCCAATACCAAGGCGCTCATCAATGCCATGGTCAGCGCCTTCAACATCGAACTGAGCGCCGGCTTGAACGGCAATGCGAAAGTCTTGCTGGTCGACGTGTATGCCGTCAGCCATGACCAGGGCGTCAATCCTGCCCCGTATGGCTTGACCAACGTCAGCGAGACGGCGTGCGACCTGTCGCCAGCGAAAAATTCCCTGGGCAGCTCGCTGGTCTGCAATGGCACGAACCTGAAAGCGGGCGACGTCAGCCACTACTCGTATGCCGACGATGTGCATCCTACGCCGTTCAACAACCTGTTGCTGGCCCGTTACGTGGCCAAGGACATGGTCGTGCGGGGCTGGCTGTAA
- a CDS encoding L-threonylcarbamoyladenylate synthase, translating into MSVSAQDLAAAAAVLEAGGLVAFPTETVYGLGADAENPAAVARIYEAKGRPSDHPVIVHVAPGADLAHWSDDIPVEAQQLVDAFWPGPLTLIVKRAAHIPDAVSGGQDTVGLRCPSHPVAIALLRTFKGGKGGLAAPSANKFGNVSPTTAQHVRDEFAAELASGLLGQVLDGGQSDVGIESTIVDLSRLATHGPVLLRPGHISSEQIAAVIGRAPAVADAAAPRASGTLESHYAPHTPVAMQHSDDVSATLNRLLNDGRRVALIHYSDLPPASASVRLAATPENYAHALYASLRTMDQVGAELILVEAPPTGPAWLGVNDRLRRAAFGSSGILQQFLSV; encoded by the coding sequence GTGAGCGTGTCCGCGCAAGACTTGGCAGCTGCTGCCGCCGTGCTGGAGGCGGGCGGCCTCGTCGCTTTTCCGACGGAAACCGTGTACGGCCTGGGCGCCGATGCGGAAAACCCGGCCGCCGTGGCACGCATCTATGAAGCCAAGGGCCGGCCTTCCGACCACCCCGTGATCGTGCACGTGGCGCCCGGCGCCGATCTGGCGCACTGGTCCGACGACATTCCAGTCGAGGCGCAGCAACTGGTGGACGCTTTCTGGCCCGGTCCGCTGACTCTGATCGTCAAGCGCGCCGCGCATATTCCCGACGCCGTCTCCGGCGGCCAGGACACGGTGGGCTTGCGCTGCCCGTCGCATCCGGTGGCTATCGCCTTGCTACGCACTTTCAAGGGTGGCAAGGGCGGCCTGGCGGCGCCGTCGGCAAACAAATTCGGCAACGTCAGCCCGACCACGGCGCAGCACGTGCGCGATGAATTCGCGGCGGAACTCGCCAGTGGCTTGCTGGGCCAGGTCCTCGATGGCGGGCAGAGCGACGTGGGCATCGAGTCGACCATCGTCGACCTGTCGCGCCTGGCCACACACGGTCCCGTGCTGTTGCGTCCCGGCCATATCAGCAGCGAACAGATCGCCGCCGTCATCGGCCGCGCACCGGCAGTGGCGGACGCTGCCGCGCCGCGCGCCTCGGGCACCCTGGAATCGCATTACGCGCCGCACACGCCTGTTGCGATGCAGCACAGCGACGACGTGAGCGCCACCCTGAACCGCCTGCTCAATGACGGGCGCCGCGTGGCCCTGATCCATTACTCGGATCTGCCGCCGGCCAGCGCCAGCGTGCGCCTGGCCGCGACACCGGAAAATTACGCACATGCGCTGTATGCCTCGCTGCGCACGATGGACCAGGTCGGCGCCGAGCTGATACTCGTCGAAGCCCCACCGACCGGCCCCGCGTGGCTGGGCGTCAACGACCGTCTGCGGCGTGCCGCATTCGGCTCAAGTGGTATCTTGCAGCAATTCCTGTCCGTCTGA